The Vicia villosa cultivar HV-30 ecotype Madison, WI linkage group LG1, Vvil1.0, whole genome shotgun sequence genome includes a region encoding these proteins:
- the LOC131604462 gene encoding ribosomal RNA-processing protein 8: MTNKKRKRHSKNDASNNNQKSTSNKEQKITSPSTTKSTKSNGSSSFLEKMRARLSGGHFRMINEKLYTCTGKEALNYFREDSYLFNLYHEGYKTQMSNWPEKPVNVIIKWLKKQNPSFVVADFGCGEALISKSVKNTVFSLDLVSNNPDVIACDMANTPLDSSSADVAVFCLSLMGTNYQTYLEEAYRVLKPGGWLLIAEVKSRFDPNNGGADPEKFSKAISELGFSSVKSDVSNKMFILFYFTKKGKQNSKRKEIEWPSLKPCLYKRR; encoded by the coding sequence ATGACCAACAAAAAGCGAAAGAGACACAGCAAAAATGATGCATCGAACAATAACCAGAAATCAACAAGTAACAAGGAGCAAAAGATCACATCACCTTCTACTACTAAGTCTACAAAGTCAAATGGATCTTCCAGCTTTCTCGAAAAGATGCGAGCAAGGTTGTCTGGTGGTCACTTTAGGATGATTAACGAGAAGCTCTACACTTGCACCGGGAAGGAAGCACTTAATTATTTCCGGGAAGATTCATATCTATTTAACTTGTATCACGAAGGGTACAAAACACAAATGTCGAATTGGCCAGAAAAACCAGTTAATGTTATTATTAAGTGGCTGAAAAAACAGAACCCCTCTTTTGTTGTTGCTGATTTTGGTTGCGGGGAAGCACTCATTTCCAAAAGCGTGAAGAACACCGTCTTCTCTCTAGACCTTGTCTCCAACAATCCCGATGTAATTGCTTGTGACATGGCAAATACTCCACTAGACTCTTCCTCTGCTGATGTTGCTGTGTTTTGTCTTTCATTGATGGGAACCAACTATCAAACTTACCTTGAAGAAGCATACAGGGTGCTGAAGCCAGGGGGATGGCTTTTGATTGCAGAAGTAAAGAGCAGGTTTGATCCAAATAATGGAGGAGCAGACCCAGAGAAGTTTTCAAAGGCTATTTCCGAGCTAGGATTTAGCTCTGTCAAAAGCGACGTatcaaataaaatgtttattttgttttacttCACAAAAAAGGGAAAGCAAAATTCTAAAAGGAAGGAAATCGAATGGCCATCACTTAAACCTTGTTTGTACAAGCGTCGTTGA